One Pullulanibacillus sp. KACC 23026 DNA segment encodes these proteins:
- a CDS encoding CamS family sex pheromone protein, giving the protein MNNQQLTDKLTQKSGRRSNKRTAFLKPILFFGLCTLLLMSTTACSWFNKKADNSKKQTVIKNSPKENQQLTVIPQSQTSEKDYQTIRPKTASDTRGYILYGVSNRVDVDEIETQLQDLSKSPFDPSRYYFQEGRYLSTSFIDSLLSRKDGTHPDGLNPPLGKGKDLGEKAANSPKYLSYILEQDYLTKNGNSYQLSGISLGISVNSVYSENLYNKSNGKTYPVDVTLDTKKSMAEAKADATKILQKVRGIKGLGQVPIFIGLYLESEPNSFVPGHYFAKTTVPAGSSSISKWTNVKEQVLLFPSSAATNANRGDSDKFNKFSDDVQSYFPNSIGVIGKGFYKNGNLSQLTVTINERFYDKTETVSFANYVAMLIKDKFPFSQDIPVEVDINSVSQPEAVIVQRPGMDQPFVQVYSMYSK; this is encoded by the coding sequence GTGAACAATCAACAACTAACTGATAAATTAACCCAGAAGTCAGGCAGAAGAAGTAATAAACGAACCGCTTTTTTAAAACCGATCCTGTTTTTTGGCCTTTGTACTTTATTACTAATGAGCACAACTGCCTGTTCTTGGTTTAATAAAAAGGCAGACAACTCCAAAAAACAAACGGTCATTAAAAATAGCCCAAAAGAAAATCAACAATTAACGGTTATTCCTCAGAGTCAGACCTCTGAAAAAGATTACCAAACAATTCGTCCTAAAACGGCAAGCGATACGAGAGGCTATATCCTGTACGGTGTGTCTAATCGAGTAGATGTGGATGAAATCGAGACGCAGCTTCAAGATTTATCTAAGTCACCATTTGATCCGTCCCGCTATTATTTTCAGGAGGGGCGCTATCTGTCAACGTCATTTATAGACTCTTTATTATCCCGCAAAGATGGTACGCATCCAGACGGGCTTAACCCGCCCCTTGGCAAAGGAAAGGATCTAGGTGAGAAGGCGGCTAATTCACCGAAATACTTGAGCTATATTTTAGAACAAGATTACTTGACCAAGAATGGGAATAGTTATCAATTGTCGGGAATTTCTCTTGGAATTTCGGTCAATTCGGTCTATAGTGAAAATTTGTATAACAAATCCAATGGGAAGACTTACCCTGTTGACGTCACTTTAGATACGAAAAAATCAATGGCTGAAGCCAAAGCGGATGCTACAAAGATTTTGCAAAAAGTCCGTGGAATTAAAGGACTGGGTCAGGTTCCCATCTTTATTGGGTTGTATTTAGAATCAGAGCCTAACTCATTTGTCCCGGGACATTATTTTGCTAAGACAACTGTCCCAGCAGGTAGTTCATCCATTTCCAAATGGACGAATGTCAAAGAACAGGTTCTCTTATTCCCGTCATCGGCTGCCACAAATGCGAATCGCGGAGATAGTGACAAGTTCAATAAGTTCTCAGATGATGTCCAAAGCTACTTCCCGAATTCGATAGGTGTAATCGGAAAAGGATTTTATAAGAATGGGAATCTTTCGCAATTGACCGTCACGATTAACGAGCGGTTTTATGATAAAACCGAAACGGTCTCTTTTGCGAACTATGTTGCTATGCTGATTAAAGACAAGTTTCCTTTCTCACAAGACATCCCTGTGGAAGTCGATATCAATTCAGTGAGTCAGCCTGAAGCGGTGATCGTACAGCGCCCAGGAATGGATCAGCCATTTGTTCAGGTTTATTCCATGTATAGTAAATAA
- a CDS encoding DEAD/DEAH box helicase — protein sequence MRYLNVTFLPDPEWTYAFFVWLSDEDGLPYKRLNEQLHTELLSRPEWRYIYQKYGYRSQRLTFESDDDELETQGLLFPIISFFEFFVTDSFVDPPDPQFRYGETFRYFGRVAKGLDLLHQHYHFYPGLALPEIKGVLYPQARWFLNRKPLEVSGVVKQWLHTIPRAALSPKRLAHFHVRQWLDLLLDEWNDQILRNKMNGLIEPSTLKRVTNAFPIGQHWVDGLLTDTALPFDRILSPHKKEVYRSLQQYLSIDAKSASGSDAVKLYEASQEMYLPPYIKPEAVELDLNPLQPDDPFGYESEWEVSIGVEGKQLVYLNRFNDSSFFEEEERPFSDEETAFQFLPSEIFTLEEVSTNHSNSVKWVEAFRKLLFEDLALPGEWTESEWTLPSSWIDQMLAKTDLLRKHGVRLRFPDWFQWQDYSESDVSLNAEVHSASSFFSLDAIVNFKWELSIGDLQLPKEVFQQLVKEHRQIINYRGQWVNIPLAKLSSVYQQLTNNGVDIKDRGKVSDLLRFSLAEEQDKDRTVHFNVDHLLQQYLERLLSTNEVVPALPKGLQGELRPYQKKGYAWLWNLRTKGVGGCLADDMGLGKTIQTIAYLSKLKEEKVSLPALIVCPTSVMGNWRRELKQFAPQLQTLLHHGGNRHNEADLITELDQIDVVITSYTLSVKDVDSLGAREWSAIILDEAQAIKNPASQKSRVLKQYRAHHKLALTGTPIENRLEELWSIMDFINPGYLGSLAGFRRGFINPIEKRKDNDRSTLLKRLIHPFLLRREKTDKTVIQDLPGKREENIYCHLTEAQASLYQSVVDRLMERVKTVHGMERRGLILSTLTRLKQVCNHPDLITKEIEQRGHSGKLDALFQLLPDILKRQESILIFTQYVKMGHLLEAELSQHFPEVPISFLYGGVDVKRREAMIHRFQSTKNGPAIFILSLKAGGFGLNLTAANHVVHYDRWWNPAVENQATDRSYRIGQTENVHVYKLICEGTLEMQIDDLLEKKKSLSDQILGRGDSWVTELNDEEVYELVRLRNKVLRG from the coding sequence TTGCGCTATTTGAATGTGACGTTTTTACCAGATCCAGAGTGGACCTATGCGTTTTTTGTATGGCTTTCAGATGAGGATGGGCTTCCGTACAAGCGGTTGAATGAACAGCTTCATACAGAGCTCTTATCACGGCCTGAATGGCGATATATTTATCAGAAGTATGGGTATCGCAGTCAAAGACTGACTTTTGAAAGCGATGATGATGAGCTTGAAACTCAAGGCTTATTGTTTCCTATAATTAGTTTTTTTGAGTTTTTCGTAACAGACAGTTTTGTGGATCCGCCCGATCCTCAATTTAGATATGGCGAAACCTTTCGCTATTTTGGAAGAGTGGCGAAAGGGCTAGACTTGCTTCATCAGCATTACCACTTTTACCCAGGTCTTGCACTTCCTGAAATTAAAGGCGTTCTTTATCCGCAGGCCCGCTGGTTTTTAAATAGAAAACCGCTTGAAGTGTCAGGCGTTGTGAAACAGTGGCTGCATACGATTCCGAGAGCCGCTCTCTCGCCTAAGCGTTTGGCACATTTTCATGTCCGTCAATGGTTAGACCTATTGTTGGATGAATGGAATGACCAAATATTAAGGAATAAGATGAATGGGTTAATCGAGCCTTCTACGTTAAAACGAGTCACGAATGCCTTCCCGATTGGACAGCATTGGGTCGATGGACTGTTAACGGATACGGCGCTGCCATTTGATCGCATTTTATCGCCTCACAAGAAAGAGGTTTATCGCTCTTTACAACAATACCTTTCGATTGATGCCAAATCAGCATCCGGGTCTGATGCGGTTAAGCTTTATGAGGCTTCTCAAGAGATGTATTTGCCTCCTTATATTAAACCTGAAGCTGTAGAGTTAGATCTTAATCCCCTTCAACCTGATGATCCATTTGGGTATGAATCGGAATGGGAAGTGTCTATTGGCGTTGAAGGAAAGCAATTGGTTTATTTAAACCGTTTTAATGACTCTTCCTTTTTTGAAGAGGAGGAGAGACCCTTCTCGGATGAGGAAACGGCTTTTCAATTTCTGCCATCAGAAATTTTTACCCTAGAAGAGGTAAGTACCAATCATTCCAACTCCGTCAAGTGGGTGGAAGCTTTCCGAAAATTACTCTTTGAGGATTTAGCTTTACCGGGTGAATGGACCGAATCAGAATGGACTCTGCCGTCAAGCTGGATCGACCAAATGCTTGCCAAAACGGATCTATTGAGAAAGCATGGGGTCCGATTGCGTTTTCCGGATTGGTTTCAGTGGCAGGATTACTCTGAAAGTGATGTGTCTCTAAATGCGGAAGTCCACTCTGCCTCTTCCTTTTTTTCATTAGACGCTATTGTGAATTTCAAATGGGAATTATCAATAGGGGATTTGCAACTGCCAAAAGAAGTATTTCAACAACTGGTTAAAGAGCATAGACAGATTATTAATTATCGCGGCCAGTGGGTGAATATTCCCCTTGCGAAATTGTCATCGGTCTACCAGCAACTTACTAATAACGGTGTCGATATAAAGGATAGAGGAAAAGTTTCAGACCTTCTGCGCTTTTCACTGGCTGAGGAACAAGACAAGGATCGCACAGTTCATTTCAATGTCGATCACTTGCTTCAACAATATCTAGAACGTCTCCTCTCTACGAACGAGGTGGTGCCTGCGCTTCCGAAAGGTTTGCAAGGGGAGCTTCGTCCTTATCAGAAAAAGGGCTATGCATGGCTATGGAATCTAAGAACCAAAGGAGTCGGGGGATGCTTGGCTGACGATATGGGACTTGGAAAGACCATTCAAACCATTGCTTATTTATCAAAGTTAAAGGAAGAAAAAGTGTCTTTGCCAGCTTTGATTGTGTGTCCGACTTCAGTGATGGGGAATTGGCGAAGAGAGCTCAAGCAATTTGCACCGCAGCTTCAGACATTGCTTCACCACGGCGGGAACCGGCATAATGAGGCAGATCTTATCACAGAGCTTGACCAAATTGATGTGGTGATTACAAGTTATACATTATCTGTAAAAGATGTCGACTCATTAGGGGCCCGTGAATGGTCGGCAATTATTTTAGACGAGGCTCAGGCGATCAAAAACCCAGCTTCTCAGAAAAGCCGTGTCCTGAAACAATATAGGGCTCATCATAAGCTTGCTTTAACAGGGACACCGATCGAGAATCGCTTGGAAGAGCTTTGGTCGATTATGGATTTCATAAATCCAGGCTATTTAGGTTCTTTGGCGGGTTTTCGCAGAGGCTTTATTAATCCAATAGAAAAAAGAAAAGATAACGATCGCTCCACTCTTCTTAAGCGTTTGATTCACCCATTTTTATTAAGAAGAGAAAAAACGGATAAAACCGTCATTCAGGACCTTCCGGGTAAAAGAGAAGAAAATATTTATTGTCATCTTACAGAAGCTCAAGCCTCGCTTTATCAATCCGTCGTTGATCGCTTAATGGAACGGGTTAAAACGGTTCATGGAATGGAGCGCCGTGGCTTGATTTTATCAACTTTGACTCGTTTGAAGCAGGTCTGTAATCATCCTGACCTTATCACGAAGGAAATTGAACAGAGAGGACACTCAGGGAAGCTGGATGCTTTATTTCAATTGCTTCCTGATATATTAAAGCGCCAAGAAAGCATCTTAATTTTTACTCAATACGTTAAAATGGGGCATTTGCTTGAGGCGGAATTGAGTCAGCATTTCCCTGAAGTCCCCATCTCATTCTTGTATGGAGGCGTTGACGTCAAGCGGCGCGAGGCTATGATCCATCGCTTTCAATCAACGAAAAATGGTCCGGCGATCTTTATTTTGTCCCTGAAAGCCGGGGGATTTGGGCTCAATTTAACGGCAGCGAACCACGTTGTTCATTATGATCGTTGGTGGAACCCAGCGGTTGAGAATCAGGCCACCGACCGTTC
- the pcrA gene encoding DNA helicase PcrA, producing MQGMANDLFKGLNPPQKEAVKTTQGPLLLMAGAGSGKTRVLTHRIAYLLIEKEVAPWNILAITFTNKAAKEMQNRLIALTGPLANDLWVSTFHSMCVRILRRDADRIGISRNFSILDGTDQLSVMKQILKDQNVDVKKFTPRSVLGTISSAKNELITADEFAKNATGPYDQVARDAYLEYEKRLRKNQSLDFDDLIMTTIQLFNRVPDALQFYQKKFQYIHVDEYQDTNRAQYTLVKLLAARLRNLCVVGDSDQSIYRWRGADIKNILSFEEDYPDAKVILLEQNYRSTKKILEAANHVIENNPNRRPKKLWTENQDGAAIAYYHGDNEHDEARYITGQINKIRQEEGLEHKDMAILYRTNAQSRVVEEMLVKANIPYRMVGGTKFYERKEIKDLLAYLRLIANPDDDISFARVVNVPKRGIGAASLDRLAEHALAHDLSLVQAIQEIEETNVSKKAAQALVHFAEQILNWSTMQDYLSVTELVEEVLDKTGYKQSLKDEKTLEAESRLENLEEFLSVTQDFEKNHEDKSLISFLTELALDADYGAEEETGEKTQEGVTLMTLHAAKGLEFPVVFLAGMEEGIFPHIRAIMDEEEMEEERRLAYVGITRAEKRLFLTNARSRTLFGKTNMNPVSRFIAEIPQELIENDGLQMKPVPWGGRGSTTNHGTSQRQTFIPKKTINPSQAWSVGDKVSHKKWGIGTVVSLKGEAEGIELDIAFPKPIGLKRLLATFAPIEKV from the coding sequence ATGCAGGGAATGGCAAATGATTTATTTAAAGGACTTAATCCACCACAAAAAGAAGCGGTTAAGACTACCCAAGGCCCATTGCTTCTCATGGCGGGGGCCGGAAGCGGAAAGACGCGTGTTCTTACCCATCGCATTGCTTATTTATTAATTGAAAAAGAAGTGGCACCATGGAACATCTTAGCCATCACCTTTACAAATAAAGCGGCTAAGGAAATGCAAAATCGCTTAATCGCTTTGACCGGGCCGCTTGCAAATGATCTATGGGTCTCGACCTTTCACTCAATGTGCGTGAGGATCTTAAGGCGAGATGCAGATCGCATCGGAATCAGCCGTAATTTCTCAATATTGGATGGGACGGACCAACTGTCTGTCATGAAGCAAATTTTGAAGGACCAAAATGTGGATGTGAAGAAATTCACGCCGAGGAGTGTCCTTGGTACGATCAGTTCTGCAAAAAATGAACTGATAACTGCCGATGAATTTGCCAAAAACGCGACAGGTCCATATGACCAGGTGGCAAGAGACGCCTACCTCGAATACGAAAAGCGGCTGCGGAAGAATCAATCACTCGACTTTGATGACTTAATTATGACAACCATTCAGTTGTTTAATCGGGTGCCAGATGCGCTTCAATTTTATCAAAAGAAATTCCAGTACATTCATGTGGATGAGTATCAGGATACCAACCGTGCACAATATACATTAGTAAAACTTTTGGCTGCTCGCCTTCGTAATTTATGTGTTGTAGGTGACAGCGATCAGTCCATTTACCGTTGGCGCGGAGCAGATATTAAAAACATTTTATCATTTGAAGAGGATTATCCCGATGCTAAAGTGATTTTGCTTGAACAGAACTATCGCTCGACTAAGAAAATTCTTGAGGCTGCGAATCATGTTATTGAGAATAACCCGAATCGAAGACCTAAGAAATTGTGGACTGAGAATCAAGATGGGGCTGCCATTGCCTATTATCATGGGGATAATGAACATGATGAAGCCCGATATATTACTGGGCAAATCAATAAGATTCGTCAAGAGGAAGGGCTCGAGCATAAGGATATGGCGATTCTCTATCGCACAAATGCTCAGTCTCGTGTGGTCGAGGAGATGCTTGTAAAAGCGAATATCCCCTATCGAATGGTAGGAGGGACAAAGTTCTATGAACGTAAAGAAATTAAGGATCTCCTTGCCTATTTGCGACTCATTGCGAACCCGGATGACGACATCAGTTTTGCTCGTGTTGTTAATGTTCCTAAGAGAGGGATTGGCGCCGCTTCACTAGACCGCCTTGCCGAACATGCCCTGGCTCACGACCTCTCCTTGGTACAAGCAATTCAAGAAATCGAAGAGACCAATGTGTCTAAGAAGGCGGCACAGGCTCTAGTTCATTTTGCTGAACAAATTTTGAATTGGAGTACCATGCAGGATTATTTATCCGTAACAGAATTAGTTGAAGAGGTATTAGATAAGACCGGTTATAAACAATCGCTTAAGGATGAAAAGACACTAGAAGCAGAAAGCCGTCTTGAGAACCTTGAAGAGTTTTTATCTGTTACCCAAGACTTTGAAAAGAACCATGAGGATAAGTCACTTATTTCGTTCTTGACCGAGCTTGCTCTGGATGCCGATTATGGAGCAGAAGAAGAGACAGGTGAAAAGACTCAAGAAGGTGTCACGCTTATGACGCTTCATGCAGCAAAAGGACTTGAGTTTCCGGTTGTCTTCTTGGCTGGAATGGAGGAAGGGATTTTCCCTCATATTCGAGCGATTATGGATGAAGAAGAAATGGAAGAAGAACGGCGCCTAGCCTATGTAGGAATAACACGGGCTGAAAAACGGTTGTTCTTAACGAATGCCAGATCGCGCACACTTTTTGGTAAGACCAATATGAATCCTGTTTCACGTTTCATAGCGGAAATTCCACAAGAACTCATTGAAAATGATGGACTCCAGATGAAGCCTGTTCCTTGGGGCGGCCGCGGTTCAACAACAAATCATGGCACCTCTCAACGTCAAACCTTTATTCCTAAGAAAACCATCAACCCTTCTCAAGCTTGGTCCGTAGGTGATAAAGTGAGCCACAAAAAGTGGGGGATTGGCACAGTTGTGAGTCTAAAGGGCGAAGCGGAGGGCATCGAACTTGATATTGCCTTCCCAAAACCAATAGGTCTTAAGCGCCTGCTTGCGACCTTTGCACCTATTGAAAAAGTGTAA
- the ligA gene encoding NAD-dependent DNA ligase LigA, with the protein MDNVNERLEALKKTLNQYAYEYYVLDQPSVPDSEYDRLLNELIQLESEHPEWITPDSPTQRVGGEPLKGFSKVVHRSPMLSLGNAFNEQDLREFDRRVRQAVGERVAYVCELKIDGLAVSLTYENGQFVLGATRGDGTTGEDITTNLKTIRSIPLVLKEPVSVEVRGEAYMPKRSFVSLNEQREENGEALFANPRNAAAGSLRQLDPRITASRNLDIFLYALGEGYPQHIEAHSEGLKWMQSIGLRTNPEWERCESVEEVMAFIEKWTVGRPNLPYEIDGIVIKVDDLHQQQELGFTAKSPRWAIAYKFPAEEVVTVLEDIELNVGRTGVVTPTAVLTPVQVAGTTVKRASLHNEDLIREKDIRIGDSVVIKKAGDIIPEVVNVLTDRRTGNEAPFSMPETCPECGSKLVRIEGEVALRCLNPKCPAQIREGLIHFVSRNAMNIDGLGEKVITALFENNLIEDVADLYKLTFDQLIQLERMGEKSVNNLLEAIQASKENSLERLLVGLGIRFVGEKAARTLAAHFGSMDALAEASEEALLEVEEIGEKMADSLVTYFKSDEVQDLLGELKELGVNMVYKGQAVDATLIEDSPFLNKTVVLTGKLEQLSRKEAEEAIGRLGGKVTSSVSKKTDLVIAGEEAGSKLTKAESLGIEIWTEAQLMEALM; encoded by the coding sequence TTGGATAATGTGAATGAACGGTTAGAGGCTCTAAAAAAGACGCTTAATCAATATGCTTATGAATACTATGTGCTGGATCAGCCAAGCGTACCCGATTCGGAGTATGACCGGCTCTTGAATGAATTGATCCAGCTTGAATCCGAGCACCCTGAATGGATCACACCGGATTCACCCACCCAGCGAGTAGGTGGGGAACCCCTTAAAGGCTTCAGTAAAGTCGTGCATCGTTCTCCTATGCTGAGCCTTGGCAATGCCTTCAATGAACAGGATCTGCGTGAATTTGACCGCCGAGTCCGCCAAGCGGTTGGAGAACGTGTGGCTTATGTCTGTGAATTGAAAATTGACGGGCTGGCCGTATCGCTAACCTACGAGAATGGCCAATTTGTTCTTGGAGCAACAAGGGGAGATGGCACGACAGGTGAAGATATTACGACGAATTTAAAAACCATTCGCTCTATCCCCTTGGTCTTAAAAGAACCTGTGTCGGTTGAGGTACGTGGTGAAGCCTACATGCCAAAGCGCTCTTTCGTTTCTCTTAATGAACAGCGCGAGGAAAATGGGGAGGCCCTTTTTGCTAACCCTCGGAATGCAGCAGCAGGTTCCTTGAGACAATTAGATCCGCGGATTACAGCGAGTCGGAATCTCGATATCTTTTTATATGCATTAGGGGAGGGGTATCCTCAGCACATTGAAGCGCATAGTGAGGGGCTTAAATGGATGCAATCTATTGGCCTGCGAACGAATCCTGAATGGGAACGGTGCGAGTCGGTTGAGGAAGTGATGGCATTTATTGAAAAGTGGACAGTCGGGCGACCAAATCTCCCTTATGAAATTGATGGAATTGTAATAAAAGTGGATGATCTGCATCAACAGCAGGAGCTTGGATTTACGGCAAAAAGTCCGCGCTGGGCGATTGCCTACAAATTTCCAGCTGAAGAAGTGGTGACCGTACTTGAGGACATTGAGCTGAATGTGGGGCGTACGGGAGTCGTAACACCGACGGCCGTTTTGACACCTGTTCAAGTAGCCGGTACAACCGTCAAGCGCGCCTCGCTTCACAACGAGGATTTAATTCGTGAAAAGGATATACGGATTGGCGATTCAGTGGTCATCAAAAAGGCGGGTGACATCATCCCTGAAGTCGTAAATGTATTGACTGATCGACGAACAGGAAATGAAGCGCCTTTTTCCATGCCTGAAACATGTCCGGAATGCGGCAGTAAGCTTGTTCGGATTGAAGGGGAAGTGGCATTAAGATGTCTCAACCCAAAATGCCCCGCTCAAATACGAGAAGGCTTGATTCATTTTGTCTCGCGAAACGCTATGAATATAGACGGATTAGGTGAGAAAGTGATAACCGCCTTGTTTGAAAATAATTTAATAGAAGATGTCGCCGATCTCTATAAACTCACCTTTGATCAACTCATTCAGCTTGAAAGAATGGGTGAGAAATCGGTTAACAACCTACTGGAAGCTATTCAGGCTTCCAAAGAAAATTCCCTTGAACGTTTATTAGTGGGATTGGGTATCCGTTTTGTTGGGGAAAAAGCGGCTCGAACCCTCGCTGCCCATTTTGGTTCAATGGACGCCTTGGCAGAAGCCTCTGAAGAAGCCCTTCTTGAGGTTGAAGAGATTGGTGAGAAGATGGCGGACTCGCTTGTCACCTATTTTAAAAGTGATGAGGTTCAAGACTTGCTTGGGGAATTGAAGGAATTGGGAGTCAATATGGTCTATAAGGGACAGGCGGTTGATGCCACGTTGATTGAGGACTCCCCTTTCCTTAATAAAACGGTCGTGCTAACCGGCAAGCTTGAGCAGCTTTCTCGTAAAGAGGCAGAAGAGGCAATAGGCCGCCTTGGGGGTAAGGTAACCTCAAGTGTCAGCAAGAAAACCGATTTAGTGATTGCTGGTGAAGAAGCAGGCTCAAAGCTTACGAAGGCTGAGAGTTTAGGTATTGAAATTTGGACCGAGGCGCAGTTAATGGAGGCTTTGATGTGA
- a CDS encoding heptaprenylglyceryl phosphate synthase, whose translation MSLYKSWGHVFKLDPNRPIGDDALEQICESGTDAVVVGGTDGVTLDNTLHLLSRIRQYSVDCALEISNLDAVTPGFDFYFVPTVLNAQDPKWIVGHQQSALKEYGHTLDWEEIAAEGYIVLNPKAKVAELTKADTSLDGEAVAAYAQLADQLFHLPILYLEYSGTYGSPELVKKVKQRLKQATLFYGGGISSSEQAEEMANWADVVIVGNLIYEDLKAALKTVKAVQDVKKRTEGV comes from the coding sequence ATGAGTTTATATAAATCATGGGGGCATGTATTTAAACTAGACCCCAATCGTCCTATAGGTGACGATGCTCTTGAACAGATTTGTGAATCGGGTACGGATGCGGTAGTAGTTGGCGGTACTGATGGAGTGACGCTTGACAACACGCTTCATTTACTAAGCCGAATTCGCCAATATTCCGTGGATTGTGCCCTTGAAATATCTAACCTGGACGCCGTGACACCTGGATTTGATTTCTATTTTGTCCCAACTGTGTTAAATGCACAGGACCCAAAATGGATAGTCGGTCATCAGCAATCTGCTCTTAAAGAGTACGGTCATACTTTAGATTGGGAAGAAATTGCAGCAGAAGGCTATATTGTACTCAATCCTAAAGCAAAGGTTGCCGAGTTGACAAAGGCAGATACTTCCCTTGATGGAGAGGCTGTTGCGGCCTATGCGCAGCTTGCCGATCAATTGTTTCATTTGCCCATCCTTTATTTGGAGTACAGCGGCACCTACGGCAGTCCTGAACTTGTTAAAAAAGTTAAACAAAGGCTTAAACAAGCAACCCTTTTTTACGGAGGCGGGATCTCAAGCTCAGAGCAGGCTGAGGAAATGGCAAACTGGGCGGATGTTGTGATAGTCGGGAATTTGATCTATGAGGACTTAAAGGCGGCCCTTAAGACGGTTAAGGCCGTTCAAGATGTGAAGAAACGAACAGAAGGAGTGTGA